In Gambusia affinis linkage group LG06, SWU_Gaff_1.0, whole genome shotgun sequence, one DNA window encodes the following:
- the hnrnpul1 gene encoding heterogeneous nuclear ribonucleoprotein U-like protein 1 isoform X3 yields the protein MKSLCDLKEKDDKLESLPYGATMSLDVKKLKVNELKEELQRRGLDTRGLKADLMERLKAALEAEAEEETSEQTGQEEYDEENPGEEEEKAPDQQDQDYGGGDMDDAGDGDNPPEEDEGRDSGGYYEEEEAEAEPYESQQTSDSGNGEIQRSSAVSEEESKQETNFEDNANEIKTEIKTEDEAEPVGDEQQEPQETEQQGQAEIKTEDNKGGNSRKRPHEENRSYGYYEHREEKRSRTPQPPAEDEEENVDDSMVTIDTYNCDLHFKVSRDRYSGYPLTIEGFAYLWAGARATHGVTQGRVCYEMKINEEIPVKHLPSSEPDPHVVRIGWSLNNCSTQLGEEPFSFGYGGTGKKSSDCKFADYGEKFGENDVIGCYVDFESSDEVTMGFSKNGVNLGVAFRTSKEALAGRALFPHVLVKNCAVEFNFGQKREPYFPPEEGYTFFHDLPMEDKIRGTKGPANKSECEILMMVGLPACGKTTWAIKHAEENPDKKYNILGTNAIMDKMKVMGLRRQRNYSGRWDVLIQQATQCLNRLIEIAARKRRNYILDQTNVYGSARRRKMRPFEGFQRKAIVICPTDEDFKERTLKQTNEQGKDVPDHAVLEMKANFTLPEPCDFLEDVAFVELQRDDAEKVLKQYNEEGRKAGPPPDKRFDNRQGGFRGRGSGGSYQRYDNRDGFRGGYQNRSGDGGRGGYNRGSYSQNRWGNSYRDGGSDTRGSYNRNQQSGGSYNRPASYNKTGYNQQGYGQGYNPSSYNQNYYSNYSQYPGYSQSYSQSYSQTPTTVQTYNHQQQQPPPAQQPPAQQQQSYNQQYQQYAQQWQQYYQNQNQWNQYYSQYGGYPGQGSQGSSSGSQ from the exons ATGAAAAGCCTGTGTGACTTAAAGGAG AAAGACGACAAACTCGAGAGTTTACCGTACGGAGCAACCATGAGTTTAGACgtgaaaaaactgaaagtgaatGAGTTAAAGGAGGAGCTCCAGCGCCGCGGCCTCGACACCAGAGGCCTGAAGGCGGACCTGATGGAGAGGCTGAAAGCCGCCCTGGAGGctgaggcagaggaggagacCTCGGAGCAAACTGGTCAGGAGGAATACGACGAGGAAAACccaggagaggaggaggagaaagctcCAGACCAACAAG ATCAAGACTACGGAGGCGGTGACATGGATGATGCTGGCGACGGCGATAACCCTCCAGAGGAAGACGAGGGCAGGGATTCGGGTGGCTActacgaggaagaggaggcagaaGCAGAGCCGTACGAAAGTCAGCAAACTTCAGACTCCGGTAACGGAGAGATTCAGAGATCGAGCGCCGTGTCCGAGGAGGAGAGCAAGCAGGAGACGAACTTCGAGGACAACGCAAACG aaattaaaacagaaatcaaaacagAAGACGAGGCTGAGCCGGTTGGAGACGAACAGCAGGAGCCGCAGGAAACAGAACAGCAAGGCCAGGCCGAAATCAAAACGGAGGACAACAAGGGCGGGAACAGCCGGAAGAGGCCGCACGAGGAGAACAGGAGCTACGGCTACTACGAGCACCGCGAGGAGAAGAG ATCTCGCACACCGCAACCTCCTGCTGAAGACGAAGAGGAGAACGTCGATGACTCCATGGTGACCATTGATACAT ATAACTGTGACCTGCACTTCAAGGTGTCCAGGGATCGGTACAGCGGTTATCCTCTGACCATCGAAGGGTTCGCCTACCTGTGGGCCGGAGCTCGCGCGACCCACGGCGTCACTCAGGGTCGTGTTTGCTACGAGATGAAG ATTAACGAGGAAATTCCTGTGAAGCACCTGCCCAGCAGCGAGCCCGACCCGCATGTTGTCCGGATCGGCTGGTCCCTCAACAACTGCAGCACTCAGCTTG GTGAGGAGCCATTTTCTTTCGGATATGGAGGAACAGGAAAGAAATCTAGTGACTGCAAGTTTGCAGACTACGGCGAGAAATTTGGTGAAAACGATGTAATCGGCTGCTATGTT GACTTTGAAAGTAGCGACGAGGTAACGATGGGCTTCTCAAAGAACGGCGTGAACCTGGGCGTTGCTTTCCGGACCTCCAAGGAGGCGCTGGCAGGACGTGCGCTCTTCCCCCATGTGCTGGTGAAAAACTGCGCCGTCGAGTTCAACTTTGGCCAGAAGAGGGAGCCCTACTTCCCCCCAGAGGAGGGATACACCTTCTTCCACGATCTTCCCATGGAGGACAAAATCAGAGGCACAAAGGGACCTGCCAACAAATCTGAATGCGAG attttgatgaTGGTTGGTCTGCCTGCCTGTGGAAAAACCACATGGGCCATAAAGCACGCCGAGGAGAATCCAGACAAGAAGTACAACATCCTGGGAACAAACGCCATCATGGACAAGATGAAG GTGATGGGTCTGCGGCGCCAGAGGAACTACTCCGGGCGCTGGGATGTCCTCATCCAGCAGGCCACCCAGTGTCTGAACCGGCTGATCGAGATCGCCGCCCGCAAGAGACGCAACTACATCCTGGATCAG ACAAATGTTTATGGATCAGCAAGGAGACGAAAAATGCGTCCTTTTGAAGGTTTTCAACGCAAGGCTATTGTAATTTGTCCCACGGACGAGGATTTTAAAGAACGAACATTAAAGCAAACCAATGAGCAGGGGAAGGATGTGCCCGATCATGCTGTGTTAGAAATGAAAG CCAACTTCACGCTGCCGGAGCCGTGCGACTTCCTGGAGGACGTGGCGTTCGTCGAGCTACAGCGCGACGACGCCGAGAAGGTGCTGAAGCAGTACAATGAGGAGGGCCGCAAAGCCGGCCCGCCGCCCGACAAACGCTTCGACAACAGGCAGGGCGGCTTCCGCGGGCGCGGCAGCGGTGGCAGCTACCAGCGCTACGACAACCGTGACGGGTTTCGTGGCGGCTACCAGAACCGCAGCGGAGACGGAGGCAGGGGAG GTTACAACCGCGGCAGCTACAGCCAGAACCGATGGGGTAACAGTTACCGTGACGGCGGCTCGGACACACGCGGCAGCTACAACCGCAACCAGCAGTCGGGCGGAAGCTACAACCGCCCGGCTTCCTACAACAAGACAGGATACAACCAG CAGGGCTACGGCCAGGGCTACAACCCGAGCAGCTACAACCAGAACTACTACAGCAACTACAGCCAGTACCCAggatacagccagagctacagccagagctacagcCAGACGCCCACCACCGTACAGACCTAcaaccaccagcagcagcagccgccgcCGGCGCAGCAACCGCCGGCGCAGCAACAGCAGAGCTACAACCAGCAATATCAGCAG TATGCTCAGCAGTGGCAGCAGTActaccaaaaccagaaccagtggaaccagtactACAGCCAGTACGGTGGTTACCCTGGACAGGGCAGCCAGGGATCGTCTTCTGGTTCCCAGTAG
- the hnrnpul1 gene encoding heterogeneous nuclear ribonucleoprotein U-like protein 1 isoform X1 gives MKSLCDLKEKDDKLESLPYGATMSLDVKKLKVNELKEELQRRGLDTRGLKADLMERLKAALEAEAEEETSEQTGQEEYDEENPGEEEEKAPDQQEDQDYGGGDMDDAGDGDNPPEEDEGRDSGGYYEEEEAEAEPYESQQTSDSGNGEIQRSSAVSEEESKQETNFEDNANEIKTEIKTEDEAEPVGDEQQEPQETEQQGQAEIKTEDNKGGNSRKRPHEENRSYGYYEHREEKRSRTPQPPAEDEEENVDDSMVTIDTYNCDLHFKVSRDRYSGYPLTIEGFAYLWAGARATHGVTQGRVCYEMKINEEIPVKHLPSSEPDPHVVRIGWSLNNCSTQLGEEPFSFGYGGTGKKSSDCKFADYGEKFGENDVIGCYVDFESSDEVTMGFSKNGVNLGVAFRTSKEALAGRALFPHVLVKNCAVEFNFGQKREPYFPPEEGYTFFHDLPMEDKIRGTKGPANKSECEILMMVGLPACGKTTWAIKHAEENPDKKYNILGTNAIMDKMKVMGLRRQRNYSGRWDVLIQQATQCLNRLIEIAARKRRNYILDQTNVYGSARRRKMRPFEGFQRKAIVICPTDEDFKERTLKQTNEQGKDVPDHAVLEMKANFTLPEPCDFLEDVAFVELQRDDAEKVLKQYNEEGRKAGPPPDKRFDNRQGGFRGRGSGGSYQRYDNRDGFRGGYQNRSGDGGRGGYNRGSYSQNRWGNSYRDGGSDTRGSYNRNQQSGGSYNRPASYNKTGYNQQGYGQGYNPSSYNQNYYSNYSQYPGYSQSYSQSYSQTPTTVQTYNHQQQQPPPAQQPPAQQQQSYNQQYQQYAQQWQQYYQNQNQWNQYYSQYGGYPGQGSQGSSSGSQ, from the exons ATGAAAAGCCTGTGTGACTTAAAGGAG AAAGACGACAAACTCGAGAGTTTACCGTACGGAGCAACCATGAGTTTAGACgtgaaaaaactgaaagtgaatGAGTTAAAGGAGGAGCTCCAGCGCCGCGGCCTCGACACCAGAGGCCTGAAGGCGGACCTGATGGAGAGGCTGAAAGCCGCCCTGGAGGctgaggcagaggaggagacCTCGGAGCAAACTGGTCAGGAGGAATACGACGAGGAAAACccaggagaggaggaggagaaagctcCAGACCAACAAG AAGATCAAGACTACGGAGGCGGTGACATGGATGATGCTGGCGACGGCGATAACCCTCCAGAGGAAGACGAGGGCAGGGATTCGGGTGGCTActacgaggaagaggaggcagaaGCAGAGCCGTACGAAAGTCAGCAAACTTCAGACTCCGGTAACGGAGAGATTCAGAGATCGAGCGCCGTGTCCGAGGAGGAGAGCAAGCAGGAGACGAACTTCGAGGACAACGCAAACG aaattaaaacagaaatcaaaacagAAGACGAGGCTGAGCCGGTTGGAGACGAACAGCAGGAGCCGCAGGAAACAGAACAGCAAGGCCAGGCCGAAATCAAAACGGAGGACAACAAGGGCGGGAACAGCCGGAAGAGGCCGCACGAGGAGAACAGGAGCTACGGCTACTACGAGCACCGCGAGGAGAAGAG ATCTCGCACACCGCAACCTCCTGCTGAAGACGAAGAGGAGAACGTCGATGACTCCATGGTGACCATTGATACAT ATAACTGTGACCTGCACTTCAAGGTGTCCAGGGATCGGTACAGCGGTTATCCTCTGACCATCGAAGGGTTCGCCTACCTGTGGGCCGGAGCTCGCGCGACCCACGGCGTCACTCAGGGTCGTGTTTGCTACGAGATGAAG ATTAACGAGGAAATTCCTGTGAAGCACCTGCCCAGCAGCGAGCCCGACCCGCATGTTGTCCGGATCGGCTGGTCCCTCAACAACTGCAGCACTCAGCTTG GTGAGGAGCCATTTTCTTTCGGATATGGAGGAACAGGAAAGAAATCTAGTGACTGCAAGTTTGCAGACTACGGCGAGAAATTTGGTGAAAACGATGTAATCGGCTGCTATGTT GACTTTGAAAGTAGCGACGAGGTAACGATGGGCTTCTCAAAGAACGGCGTGAACCTGGGCGTTGCTTTCCGGACCTCCAAGGAGGCGCTGGCAGGACGTGCGCTCTTCCCCCATGTGCTGGTGAAAAACTGCGCCGTCGAGTTCAACTTTGGCCAGAAGAGGGAGCCCTACTTCCCCCCAGAGGAGGGATACACCTTCTTCCACGATCTTCCCATGGAGGACAAAATCAGAGGCACAAAGGGACCTGCCAACAAATCTGAATGCGAG attttgatgaTGGTTGGTCTGCCTGCCTGTGGAAAAACCACATGGGCCATAAAGCACGCCGAGGAGAATCCAGACAAGAAGTACAACATCCTGGGAACAAACGCCATCATGGACAAGATGAAG GTGATGGGTCTGCGGCGCCAGAGGAACTACTCCGGGCGCTGGGATGTCCTCATCCAGCAGGCCACCCAGTGTCTGAACCGGCTGATCGAGATCGCCGCCCGCAAGAGACGCAACTACATCCTGGATCAG ACAAATGTTTATGGATCAGCAAGGAGACGAAAAATGCGTCCTTTTGAAGGTTTTCAACGCAAGGCTATTGTAATTTGTCCCACGGACGAGGATTTTAAAGAACGAACATTAAAGCAAACCAATGAGCAGGGGAAGGATGTGCCCGATCATGCTGTGTTAGAAATGAAAG CCAACTTCACGCTGCCGGAGCCGTGCGACTTCCTGGAGGACGTGGCGTTCGTCGAGCTACAGCGCGACGACGCCGAGAAGGTGCTGAAGCAGTACAATGAGGAGGGCCGCAAAGCCGGCCCGCCGCCCGACAAACGCTTCGACAACAGGCAGGGCGGCTTCCGCGGGCGCGGCAGCGGTGGCAGCTACCAGCGCTACGACAACCGTGACGGGTTTCGTGGCGGCTACCAGAACCGCAGCGGAGACGGAGGCAGGGGAG GTTACAACCGCGGCAGCTACAGCCAGAACCGATGGGGTAACAGTTACCGTGACGGCGGCTCGGACACACGCGGCAGCTACAACCGCAACCAGCAGTCGGGCGGAAGCTACAACCGCCCGGCTTCCTACAACAAGACAGGATACAACCAG CAGGGCTACGGCCAGGGCTACAACCCGAGCAGCTACAACCAGAACTACTACAGCAACTACAGCCAGTACCCAggatacagccagagctacagccagagctacagcCAGACGCCCACCACCGTACAGACCTAcaaccaccagcagcagcagccgccgcCGGCGCAGCAACCGCCGGCGCAGCAACAGCAGAGCTACAACCAGCAATATCAGCAG TATGCTCAGCAGTGGCAGCAGTActaccaaaaccagaaccagtggaaccagtactACAGCCAGTACGGTGGTTACCCTGGACAGGGCAGCCAGGGATCGTCTTCTGGTTCCCAGTAG
- the hnrnpul1 gene encoding heterogeneous nuclear ribonucleoprotein U-like protein 1 isoform X4 codes for MSLDVKKLKVNELKEELQRRGLDTRGLKADLMERLKAALEAEAEEETSEQTGQEEYDEENPGEEEEKAPDQQEDQDYGGGDMDDAGDGDNPPEEDEGRDSGGYYEEEEAEAEPYESQQTSDSGNGEIQRSSAVSEEESKQETNFEDNANEIKTEIKTEDEAEPVGDEQQEPQETEQQGQAEIKTEDNKGGNSRKRPHEENRSYGYYEHREEKRSRTPQPPAEDEEENVDDSMVTIDTYNCDLHFKVSRDRYSGYPLTIEGFAYLWAGARATHGVTQGRVCYEMKINEEIPVKHLPSSEPDPHVVRIGWSLNNCSTQLGEEPFSFGYGGTGKKSSDCKFADYGEKFGENDVIGCYVDFESSDEVTMGFSKNGVNLGVAFRTSKEALAGRALFPHVLVKNCAVEFNFGQKREPYFPPEEGYTFFHDLPMEDKIRGTKGPANKSECEILMMVGLPACGKTTWAIKHAEENPDKKYNILGTNAIMDKMKVMGLRRQRNYSGRWDVLIQQATQCLNRLIEIAARKRRNYILDQTNVYGSARRRKMRPFEGFQRKAIVICPTDEDFKERTLKQTNEQGKDVPDHAVLEMKANFTLPEPCDFLEDVAFVELQRDDAEKVLKQYNEEGRKAGPPPDKRFDNRQGGFRGRGSGGSYQRYDNRDGFRGGYQNRSGDGGRGGYNRGSYSQNRWGNSYRDGGSDTRGSYNRNQQSGGSYNRPASYNKTGYNQQGYGQGYNPSSYNQNYYSNYSQYPGYSQSYSQSYSQTPTTVQTYNHQQQQPPPAQQPPAQQQQSYNQQYQQYAQQWQQYYQNQNQWNQYYSQYGGYPGQGSQGSSSGSQ; via the exons ATGAGTTTAGACgtgaaaaaactgaaagtgaatGAGTTAAAGGAGGAGCTCCAGCGCCGCGGCCTCGACACCAGAGGCCTGAAGGCGGACCTGATGGAGAGGCTGAAAGCCGCCCTGGAGGctgaggcagaggaggagacCTCGGAGCAAACTGGTCAGGAGGAATACGACGAGGAAAACccaggagaggaggaggagaaagctcCAGACCAACAAG AAGATCAAGACTACGGAGGCGGTGACATGGATGATGCTGGCGACGGCGATAACCCTCCAGAGGAAGACGAGGGCAGGGATTCGGGTGGCTActacgaggaagaggaggcagaaGCAGAGCCGTACGAAAGTCAGCAAACTTCAGACTCCGGTAACGGAGAGATTCAGAGATCGAGCGCCGTGTCCGAGGAGGAGAGCAAGCAGGAGACGAACTTCGAGGACAACGCAAACG aaattaaaacagaaatcaaaacagAAGACGAGGCTGAGCCGGTTGGAGACGAACAGCAGGAGCCGCAGGAAACAGAACAGCAAGGCCAGGCCGAAATCAAAACGGAGGACAACAAGGGCGGGAACAGCCGGAAGAGGCCGCACGAGGAGAACAGGAGCTACGGCTACTACGAGCACCGCGAGGAGAAGAG ATCTCGCACACCGCAACCTCCTGCTGAAGACGAAGAGGAGAACGTCGATGACTCCATGGTGACCATTGATACAT ATAACTGTGACCTGCACTTCAAGGTGTCCAGGGATCGGTACAGCGGTTATCCTCTGACCATCGAAGGGTTCGCCTACCTGTGGGCCGGAGCTCGCGCGACCCACGGCGTCACTCAGGGTCGTGTTTGCTACGAGATGAAG ATTAACGAGGAAATTCCTGTGAAGCACCTGCCCAGCAGCGAGCCCGACCCGCATGTTGTCCGGATCGGCTGGTCCCTCAACAACTGCAGCACTCAGCTTG GTGAGGAGCCATTTTCTTTCGGATATGGAGGAACAGGAAAGAAATCTAGTGACTGCAAGTTTGCAGACTACGGCGAGAAATTTGGTGAAAACGATGTAATCGGCTGCTATGTT GACTTTGAAAGTAGCGACGAGGTAACGATGGGCTTCTCAAAGAACGGCGTGAACCTGGGCGTTGCTTTCCGGACCTCCAAGGAGGCGCTGGCAGGACGTGCGCTCTTCCCCCATGTGCTGGTGAAAAACTGCGCCGTCGAGTTCAACTTTGGCCAGAAGAGGGAGCCCTACTTCCCCCCAGAGGAGGGATACACCTTCTTCCACGATCTTCCCATGGAGGACAAAATCAGAGGCACAAAGGGACCTGCCAACAAATCTGAATGCGAG attttgatgaTGGTTGGTCTGCCTGCCTGTGGAAAAACCACATGGGCCATAAAGCACGCCGAGGAGAATCCAGACAAGAAGTACAACATCCTGGGAACAAACGCCATCATGGACAAGATGAAG GTGATGGGTCTGCGGCGCCAGAGGAACTACTCCGGGCGCTGGGATGTCCTCATCCAGCAGGCCACCCAGTGTCTGAACCGGCTGATCGAGATCGCCGCCCGCAAGAGACGCAACTACATCCTGGATCAG ACAAATGTTTATGGATCAGCAAGGAGACGAAAAATGCGTCCTTTTGAAGGTTTTCAACGCAAGGCTATTGTAATTTGTCCCACGGACGAGGATTTTAAAGAACGAACATTAAAGCAAACCAATGAGCAGGGGAAGGATGTGCCCGATCATGCTGTGTTAGAAATGAAAG CCAACTTCACGCTGCCGGAGCCGTGCGACTTCCTGGAGGACGTGGCGTTCGTCGAGCTACAGCGCGACGACGCCGAGAAGGTGCTGAAGCAGTACAATGAGGAGGGCCGCAAAGCCGGCCCGCCGCCCGACAAACGCTTCGACAACAGGCAGGGCGGCTTCCGCGGGCGCGGCAGCGGTGGCAGCTACCAGCGCTACGACAACCGTGACGGGTTTCGTGGCGGCTACCAGAACCGCAGCGGAGACGGAGGCAGGGGAG GTTACAACCGCGGCAGCTACAGCCAGAACCGATGGGGTAACAGTTACCGTGACGGCGGCTCGGACACACGCGGCAGCTACAACCGCAACCAGCAGTCGGGCGGAAGCTACAACCGCCCGGCTTCCTACAACAAGACAGGATACAACCAG CAGGGCTACGGCCAGGGCTACAACCCGAGCAGCTACAACCAGAACTACTACAGCAACTACAGCCAGTACCCAggatacagccagagctacagccagagctacagcCAGACGCCCACCACCGTACAGACCTAcaaccaccagcagcagcagccgccgcCGGCGCAGCAACCGCCGGCGCAGCAACAGCAGAGCTACAACCAGCAATATCAGCAG TATGCTCAGCAGTGGCAGCAGTActaccaaaaccagaaccagtggaaccagtactACAGCCAGTACGGTGGTTACCCTGGACAGGGCAGCCAGGGATCGTCTTCTGGTTCCCAGTAG
- the hnrnpul1 gene encoding heterogeneous nuclear ribonucleoprotein U-like protein 1 isoform X2, with protein sequence MKSLCDLKEKDDKLESLPYGATMSLDVKKLKVNELKEELQRRGLDTRGLKADLMERLKAALEAEAEEETSEQTGQEEYDEENPGEEEEKAPDQQEDQDYGGGDMDDAGDGDNPPEEDEGRDSGGYYEEEEAEAEPYESQQTSDSGNGEIQRSSAVSEEESKQETNFEDNANEIKTEIKTEDEAEPVGDEQQEPQETEQQGQAEIKTEDNKGGNSRKRPHEENRSYGYYEHREEKRSRTPQPPAEDEEENVDDSMVTIDTYNCDLHFKVSRDRYSGYPLTIEGFAYLWAGARATHGVTQGRVCYEMKINEEIPVKHLPSSEPDPHVVRIGWSLNNCSTQLGEEPFSFGYGGTGKKSSDCKFADYGEKFGENDVIGCYVDFESSDEVTMGFSKNGVNLGVAFRTSKEALAGRALFPHVLVKNCAVEFNFGQKREPYFPPEEGYTFFHDLPMEDKIRGTKGPANKSECEILMMVGLPACGKTTWAIKHAEENPDKKYNILGTNAIMDKMKVMGLRRQRNYSGRWDVLIQQATQCLNRLIEIAARKRRNYILDQTNVYGSARRRKMRPFEGFQRKAIVICPTDEDFKERTLKQTNEQGKDVPDHAVLEMKANFTLPEPCDFLEDVAFVELQRDDAEKVLKQYNEEGRKAGPPPDKRFDNRQGGFRGRGSGGSYQRYDNRDGFRGGYQNRSGDGGRGGYNRGSYSQNRWGNSYRDGGSDTRGSYNRNQQSGGSYNRPASYNKTGYNQGYGQGYNPSSYNQNYYSNYSQYPGYSQSYSQSYSQTPTTVQTYNHQQQQPPPAQQPPAQQQQSYNQQYQQYAQQWQQYYQNQNQWNQYYSQYGGYPGQGSQGSSSGSQ encoded by the exons ATGAAAAGCCTGTGTGACTTAAAGGAG AAAGACGACAAACTCGAGAGTTTACCGTACGGAGCAACCATGAGTTTAGACgtgaaaaaactgaaagtgaatGAGTTAAAGGAGGAGCTCCAGCGCCGCGGCCTCGACACCAGAGGCCTGAAGGCGGACCTGATGGAGAGGCTGAAAGCCGCCCTGGAGGctgaggcagaggaggagacCTCGGAGCAAACTGGTCAGGAGGAATACGACGAGGAAAACccaggagaggaggaggagaaagctcCAGACCAACAAG AAGATCAAGACTACGGAGGCGGTGACATGGATGATGCTGGCGACGGCGATAACCCTCCAGAGGAAGACGAGGGCAGGGATTCGGGTGGCTActacgaggaagaggaggcagaaGCAGAGCCGTACGAAAGTCAGCAAACTTCAGACTCCGGTAACGGAGAGATTCAGAGATCGAGCGCCGTGTCCGAGGAGGAGAGCAAGCAGGAGACGAACTTCGAGGACAACGCAAACG aaattaaaacagaaatcaaaacagAAGACGAGGCTGAGCCGGTTGGAGACGAACAGCAGGAGCCGCAGGAAACAGAACAGCAAGGCCAGGCCGAAATCAAAACGGAGGACAACAAGGGCGGGAACAGCCGGAAGAGGCCGCACGAGGAGAACAGGAGCTACGGCTACTACGAGCACCGCGAGGAGAAGAG ATCTCGCACACCGCAACCTCCTGCTGAAGACGAAGAGGAGAACGTCGATGACTCCATGGTGACCATTGATACAT ATAACTGTGACCTGCACTTCAAGGTGTCCAGGGATCGGTACAGCGGTTATCCTCTGACCATCGAAGGGTTCGCCTACCTGTGGGCCGGAGCTCGCGCGACCCACGGCGTCACTCAGGGTCGTGTTTGCTACGAGATGAAG ATTAACGAGGAAATTCCTGTGAAGCACCTGCCCAGCAGCGAGCCCGACCCGCATGTTGTCCGGATCGGCTGGTCCCTCAACAACTGCAGCACTCAGCTTG GTGAGGAGCCATTTTCTTTCGGATATGGAGGAACAGGAAAGAAATCTAGTGACTGCAAGTTTGCAGACTACGGCGAGAAATTTGGTGAAAACGATGTAATCGGCTGCTATGTT GACTTTGAAAGTAGCGACGAGGTAACGATGGGCTTCTCAAAGAACGGCGTGAACCTGGGCGTTGCTTTCCGGACCTCCAAGGAGGCGCTGGCAGGACGTGCGCTCTTCCCCCATGTGCTGGTGAAAAACTGCGCCGTCGAGTTCAACTTTGGCCAGAAGAGGGAGCCCTACTTCCCCCCAGAGGAGGGATACACCTTCTTCCACGATCTTCCCATGGAGGACAAAATCAGAGGCACAAAGGGACCTGCCAACAAATCTGAATGCGAG attttgatgaTGGTTGGTCTGCCTGCCTGTGGAAAAACCACATGGGCCATAAAGCACGCCGAGGAGAATCCAGACAAGAAGTACAACATCCTGGGAACAAACGCCATCATGGACAAGATGAAG GTGATGGGTCTGCGGCGCCAGAGGAACTACTCCGGGCGCTGGGATGTCCTCATCCAGCAGGCCACCCAGTGTCTGAACCGGCTGATCGAGATCGCCGCCCGCAAGAGACGCAACTACATCCTGGATCAG ACAAATGTTTATGGATCAGCAAGGAGACGAAAAATGCGTCCTTTTGAAGGTTTTCAACGCAAGGCTATTGTAATTTGTCCCACGGACGAGGATTTTAAAGAACGAACATTAAAGCAAACCAATGAGCAGGGGAAGGATGTGCCCGATCATGCTGTGTTAGAAATGAAAG CCAACTTCACGCTGCCGGAGCCGTGCGACTTCCTGGAGGACGTGGCGTTCGTCGAGCTACAGCGCGACGACGCCGAGAAGGTGCTGAAGCAGTACAATGAGGAGGGCCGCAAAGCCGGCCCGCCGCCCGACAAACGCTTCGACAACAGGCAGGGCGGCTTCCGCGGGCGCGGCAGCGGTGGCAGCTACCAGCGCTACGACAACCGTGACGGGTTTCGTGGCGGCTACCAGAACCGCAGCGGAGACGGAGGCAGGGGAG GTTACAACCGCGGCAGCTACAGCCAGAACCGATGGGGTAACAGTTACCGTGACGGCGGCTCGGACACACGCGGCAGCTACAACCGCAACCAGCAGTCGGGCGGAAGCTACAACCGCCCGGCTTCCTACAACAAGACAGGATACAACCAG GGCTACGGCCAGGGCTACAACCCGAGCAGCTACAACCAGAACTACTACAGCAACTACAGCCAGTACCCAggatacagccagagctacagccagagctacagcCAGACGCCCACCACCGTACAGACCTAcaaccaccagcagcagcagccgccgcCGGCGCAGCAACCGCCGGCGCAGCAACAGCAGAGCTACAACCAGCAATATCAGCAG TATGCTCAGCAGTGGCAGCAGTActaccaaaaccagaaccagtggaaccagtactACAGCCAGTACGGTGGTTACCCTGGACAGGGCAGCCAGGGATCGTCTTCTGGTTCCCAGTAG